Proteins encoded by one window of bacterium:
- a CDS encoding terminase family protein — MINLFANYRPHAGQRELHAAGTRFVAVCAGVRSGKTYGAAREFLRRVFADRFWKRGPLHYWAVAPTYDLCTVAEREILAVLRAASPRLLKAYSKTERRIELLGGIVIEMKSAHRPEWLVGVGLDGLWIDEAARVDPDAWKGQLRMRLSDREGFGVFSTTPLARNWFHEEIWRAGMPGDAKKQPSYTSVHFTTAQNTALPHLAREVEAARLELPARYFAREYLASFDAFVGQIYEEFDRRVHLATPADLPAAFAETRVGVDWGYRNPGAMIVVARDGDGTWWVLDEIVRAGLPIRAATDAISNPRTNAEAAMRFHSQFPIRNSEFEGASWLEIACVLAEKYHPSMFLCDPSRPEHIRALRAEGLPARAAKNEVAAGIQTVATLLHVPALANMQSDHLTISASSASPREQNSIPIGPRLRVSERCTHLLSELPAYRWRNDDAASEEPEKRDDHALDALRYALHHNTHRPAFW; from the coding sequence ATGATCAATCTCTTCGCCAACTACCGCCCGCATGCCGGGCAGCGCGAGCTTCACGCCGCCGGCACGCGTTTTGTCGCGGTTTGCGCGGGCGTGCGTTCGGGCAAGACCTACGGCGCCGCGCGCGAGTTTCTGCGCCGCGTGTTCGCCGACCGATTCTGGAAACGCGGGCCGCTGCACTACTGGGCCGTCGCCCCGACCTACGACCTCTGCACCGTCGCCGAACGCGAGATCCTCGCCGTGCTGCGCGCCGCGTCGCCCCGCCTTTTGAAAGCGTATTCAAAAACCGAGCGACGCATCGAGCTTCTCGGCGGCATCGTCATCGAGATGAAAAGCGCGCACCGCCCCGAGTGGCTCGTCGGCGTCGGCCTCGACGGCCTGTGGATCGACGAGGCCGCGCGCGTCGATCCGGACGCGTGGAAGGGGCAGTTGCGCATGCGCCTGTCCGACCGCGAGGGGTTCGGCGTTTTTTCGACCACCCCGCTTGCCCGCAACTGGTTCCACGAGGAAATCTGGCGCGCCGGCATGCCGGGCGACGCAAAAAAGCAGCCCTCCTACACCAGCGTCCACTTCACCACCGCGCAAAATACGGCGCTGCCGCACCTCGCGCGCGAGGTCGAAGCCGCGCGCCTCGAATTGCCCGCGCGCTACTTCGCGCGCGAATACCTGGCGAGCTTCGACGCCTTCGTCGGCCAGATCTACGAGGAGTTCGACCGCCGCGTCCACCTCGCGACGCCCGCCGACCTGCCCGCCGCGTTCGCCGAGACGCGCGTCGGCGTGGACTGGGGCTACCGCAATCCCGGCGCGATGATCGTCGTCGCCCGTGACGGCGACGGCACGTGGTGGGTGCTCGACGAAATCGTCCGCGCCGGCCTGCCGATCCGCGCCGCAACGGACGCGATTTCCAATCCGCGGACGAACGCGGAAGCTGCAATGCGATTCCATTCCCAATTCCCAATTCGCAATTCCGAATTTGAAGGTGCGTCGTGGCTCGAAATCGCTTGCGTCCTTGCGGAAAAATATCACCCGTCGATGTTCCTGTGCGATCCGTCGCGACCGGAGCACATTCGGGCATTGCGCGCCGAGGGCCTTCCCGCCCGCGCCGCCAAAAACGAGGTTGCCGCCGGCATCCAGACCGTCGCCACGCTCCTGCACGTGCCGGCGCTCGCGAACATGCAATCCGATCACCTCACCATCTCCGCGTCCTCCGCCTCTCCGCGTGAACAAAATTCAATTCCCATCGGCCCGCGCCTCCGCGTGAGTGAACGATGCACGCACCTTCTCTCCGAGCTGCCCGCCTACCGCTGGCGAAACGACGACGCCGCCTCCGAGGAGCCCGAAAAGCGCGACGACCACGCCCTCGACGCGCTCCGCTACGCCCTCCACCACAACACGCACCGCCCCGCGTTTTGGTGA